A single genomic interval of Microbulbifer variabilis harbors:
- a CDS encoding PLP-dependent aminotransferase family protein, whose protein sequence is MSAPDFSDLILNRDKPLQKQLYNALMARIINGRLSPGVKLPSSRRMSECLQISRNTVTQVIEQLKNEGFLFSEAGKGIFVSYHLPHCVIDSNKSNLVSESGNNNNDLPVLSNYCEMLKSQSSLMARWPPTLPFSPGMPDLRAFPFSIWNKIYRQHQDRISISGYGDPIGYLPLRERLAEYLLLSRGVRCNPDQIIITNGRQEALNICAQTILNHADPVIIENPCYRGARIAFEAKNAKINFIDLDANRLDVSKVLQANIEAKLIYTSPTHQHPMGGVIPPYERDKLLDWAEKSNCWILEDESNSVFSFGEKPIAALQGMRENSPAIFIGSFNRVLKPNLRLGYLVVPKPVVSSFTYTKATLSGPSTLLYQAVIADFIAEGHFVRHVRKMQKHYLDKWKHFCELITNKLEPSVKLIRSSASMYVVISTPGFNDIKLAQKLNQNGYGSSALSLSYANQPAKSGLIIGCVNTTQTQREQFVEHLKNLLKDKENFL, encoded by the coding sequence GTGAGTGCCCCAGATTTTTCTGACTTAATCCTAAATCGAGACAAACCTCTTCAGAAGCAACTCTATAATGCCTTAATGGCACGAATAATTAATGGGCGTCTATCACCTGGAGTAAAACTCCCTTCATCCAGAAGAATGTCTGAATGTTTACAAATCAGCCGAAACACTGTCACGCAAGTAATAGAACAACTAAAAAATGAAGGATTTCTTTTTAGTGAAGCAGGAAAAGGGATTTTTGTTTCTTATCACCTACCACATTGTGTAATAGATTCAAACAAGTCAAATTTAGTCAGTGAGAGTGGCAATAACAACAATGACCTTCCAGTGTTATCAAACTATTGTGAGATGTTAAAATCTCAATCTTCTCTTATGGCACGCTGGCCACCAACCCTCCCATTTTCTCCAGGCATGCCAGATTTAAGAGCTTTCCCTTTTTCTATTTGGAATAAAATATATCGACAACATCAAGATAGGATTTCCATTAGCGGATATGGTGATCCAATTGGATATCTCCCTTTAAGAGAGAGACTTGCAGAATATTTACTTTTATCTCGGGGCGTTCGCTGCAACCCAGATCAAATTATTATCACAAACGGGAGGCAGGAAGCCTTAAACATTTGCGCTCAAACCATATTAAATCATGCTGACCCTGTAATTATTGAAAACCCATGCTACCGAGGTGCAAGAATCGCTTTTGAAGCCAAAAATGCAAAAATAAATTTTATTGACTTAGATGCAAATCGATTGGATGTAAGCAAAGTTTTACAAGCTAATATAGAAGCAAAATTAATCTATACAAGTCCAACTCATCAACACCCAATGGGTGGCGTTATTCCACCTTATGAAAGAGACAAGCTCTTAGACTGGGCAGAAAAATCTAATTGCTGGATATTAGAAGATGAATCTAATAGTGTGTTTTCATTTGGAGAAAAGCCGATAGCGGCTTTACAAGGAATGCGTGAAAACAGCCCAGCGATATTTATCGGTAGTTTTAATCGTGTATTAAAACCAAATTTACGCTTAGGCTATCTTGTAGTACCTAAGCCCGTAGTATCTTCTTTCACATATACAAAAGCCACACTCTCAGGACCTTCAACACTACTTTATCAAGCAGTAATAGCTGACTTTATTGCCGAAGGACACTTTGTGAGACATGTGCGAAAAATGCAAAAACATTATCTGGATAAGTGGAAGCATTTTTGCGAATTAATCACAAATAAACTCGAACCAAGTGTTAAGCTAATTAGAAGCAGTGCATCTATGTATGTTGTTATTAGTACACCAGGCTTTAATGACATCAAACTTGCACAAAAACTTAACCAGAATGGATATGGGAGTTCAGCGCTTTCCCTATCTTACGCAAATCAACCAGCCAAGTCTGGATTAATTATTGGTTGCGTGAATACAACACAGACTCAGAGAGAGCAATTTGTGGAGCATTTAAAAAACCTGCTAAAGGACAAGGAAAATTTCTTATAA
- a CDS encoding alpha/beta hydrolase produces the protein MSTAAGFPVLYRYIAADKSKPLMVFVPGNSHLARIFYGCSEAREEDFISYWVHCSGHPFLAISFPIANKAFEGYYPNFTIADWGKQVAEVIDKIVTENRLQQEVIVCGWSMGCKIAGALGREAIGKSFSIVMFVAMSGDPAVPGFLPKANAENIAMTPEGLANRESLYPWFFQALEDQSTYNGHTILSKDIYRQRILGATPVGLIGAGLMYKNGQFVEDLEWSLKSANTFNYDDYPFPVVIHGDSISDAENVLLNTSNWAFIRNRVLIKRVLGDNALKDLSSSHWECLQEQVESSGSHFSISLPGGHFFFWGAISANSVVRSILKLFMLTNSISKFYDHNS, from the coding sequence ATGAGCACTGCAGCAGGATTCCCCGTTCTTTATCGCTATATAGCTGCAGATAAATCCAAACCTCTAATGGTATTTGTGCCGGGTAACTCTCACTTGGCACGTATCTTTTATGGCTGCTCCGAGGCCAGAGAAGAAGACTTTATCAGTTATTGGGTACATTGTTCAGGCCACCCCTTCCTTGCTATATCCTTCCCCATCGCCAATAAGGCCTTTGAGGGATATTACCCCAATTTCACCATCGCAGACTGGGGTAAGCAGGTCGCGGAAGTAATTGACAAGATTGTCACTGAGAATAGATTGCAGCAAGAGGTGATCGTCTGTGGCTGGAGTATGGGTTGCAAGATTGCCGGAGCTCTTGGGAGGGAAGCGATTGGTAAGAGCTTCTCAATAGTGATGTTTGTTGCCATGTCGGGAGATCCCGCTGTTCCAGGCTTCTTGCCAAAAGCAAATGCTGAAAATATCGCTATGACACCAGAAGGACTGGCAAACCGGGAGAGCTTATACCCCTGGTTTTTTCAGGCACTGGAAGATCAAAGTACCTATAACGGCCACACTATTCTCTCAAAAGATATTTATCGGCAGAGGATCCTGGGGGCCACCCCTGTGGGATTGATCGGCGCGGGCCTGATGTATAAGAATGGCCAATTTGTAGAAGACTTAGAATGGAGCCTTAAGTCCGCGAACACTTTCAATTACGACGATTATCCTTTTCCTGTAGTTATTCATGGTGATTCGATATCTGATGCGGAAAACGTATTACTGAATACCTCTAACTGGGCGTTTATTAGAAATAGAGTGCTTATTAAGAGGGTGCTTGGAGATAATGCATTGAAGGACCTCTCTTCTAGTCATTGGGAGTGTCTTCAAGAACAAGTTGAAAGTTCTGGTAGCCACTTTTCAATATCCCTTCCCGGGGGACACTTCTTTTTTTGGGGGGCAATCAGTGCTAATTCGGTAGTGAGAAGTATACTTAAATTATTTATGCTAACTAATAGCATCTCAAAATTTTATGATCATAACTCATAG
- the msrA gene encoding peptide-methionine (S)-S-oxide reductase MsrA: MRGIFTLFILLAATLGYAQDSPDIRTAIFAGGCFWCMEPPYDKVNGVLETTSGYSGGHVKNPSYDQVSAGGTGHAEVVQVKYDANKVSYSELLNIFWHNVDPFDAGGQFCDRGDQYRAEIFYGNEEEKKLAEESKKKVEAELGKKVVTQIKPAATFYPAEAYHQDYYQRNPLRYKYYRFRCGRDQRLEEVWGKGKGKSKS, encoded by the coding sequence ATGCGCGGTATTTTTACTCTGTTTATTCTTCTGGCAGCTACCCTCGGATATGCCCAGGATTCTCCTGATATACGAACCGCTATTTTTGCTGGAGGCTGTTTCTGGTGTATGGAACCGCCGTATGACAAAGTGAATGGCGTGCTGGAAACCACCTCAGGTTACAGCGGTGGTCATGTAAAGAACCCCTCCTATGATCAGGTCTCTGCTGGTGGCACCGGCCATGCCGAGGTGGTGCAAGTTAAATATGATGCAAACAAAGTGAGTTATTCCGAGTTACTCAATATTTTTTGGCACAACGTGGACCCCTTTGATGCCGGTGGCCAGTTTTGTGACCGGGGCGACCAGTACCGTGCTGAGATCTTTTACGGTAATGAAGAAGAGAAGAAACTGGCCGAAGAGAGTAAGAAGAAAGTAGAGGCCGAGCTGGGTAAGAAAGTTGTCACCCAGATAAAGCCTGCCGCTACTTTTTATCCAGCAGAGGCTTACCACCAGGATTATTATCAGCGCAATCCCCTACGCTATAAATACTACCGCTTTCGCTGCGGGCGGGATCAGCGGCTTGAGGAAGTTTGGGGTAAAGGAAAAGGTAAGAGCAAGAGCTGA
- a CDS encoding iron-containing alcohol dehydrogenase, giving the protein MDKYRVNWNFPTNIWVGPGRISDLAKACSDLNMQHPLLVTDPGIAGIPLLQRALVPCKEYGLEVEIFSSIKGNPNGENIDSGVELLRDKNCDGVIAFGGGSAIDAGKAIALMAGQRRPIWDFEDIGDNYKRVDLDGMLPVIAVPTTAGTGSEVGRVAVITDEQAKLKRLIFHPKLLPDIVILDAELTLDLPPQITAATGMDALSHNLEAYYSPIYHPMAEGIALQGMRLIKNYLPRAYMIGAELKARQQMLVASCMGATAFQRGLGAIHALAHPLGALYDKHHGLLNAILMPYVLVANRPAIEVPMGQLALSLQLTGKDRFESGFDAVLNWILGLRQQLNIPHTLVEIGIKAEDADRIAHMAAADPSAASNPMSFSAVKYRDIFLRACQGSVTL; this is encoded by the coding sequence GTGGATAAATACCGGGTAAACTGGAATTTTCCTACCAATATTTGGGTTGGTCCCGGCCGGATATCAGATCTTGCCAAAGCCTGCTCTGATCTCAATATGCAGCACCCCTTACTGGTAACGGATCCCGGTATTGCAGGCATACCACTGCTTCAACGCGCATTGGTGCCTTGTAAGGAATACGGCCTGGAGGTGGAGATTTTCTCCTCAATCAAGGGGAATCCCAATGGTGAGAATATTGACAGTGGTGTCGAGCTGTTACGAGATAAAAATTGCGACGGCGTAATCGCCTTCGGTGGTGGTTCAGCCATAGATGCCGGTAAGGCGATTGCCCTAATGGCCGGGCAGCGTCGTCCCATTTGGGATTTTGAAGATATTGGAGATAACTATAAGCGGGTTGACCTCGACGGCATGCTTCCAGTAATTGCCGTGCCTACAACCGCGGGCACTGGCTCGGAAGTCGGGCGGGTGGCGGTCATAACCGATGAGCAGGCGAAGCTAAAACGCCTGATATTTCACCCCAAACTATTGCCGGATATCGTCATACTGGATGCCGAACTGACTCTGGATCTTCCCCCCCAGATTACTGCAGCCACTGGCATGGATGCACTCTCGCATAACCTGGAAGCTTATTATTCCCCCATTTACCACCCCATGGCAGAGGGCATCGCACTACAGGGGATGCGTCTGATTAAGAATTATCTGCCCCGTGCTTACATGATTGGCGCTGAGTTGAAAGCCCGCCAACAGATGTTGGTAGCCTCCTGTATGGGAGCCACCGCATTTCAGCGTGGCTTGGGAGCTATTCATGCCCTGGCACATCCGCTCGGTGCCCTATATGACAAGCATCACGGTTTACTCAACGCCATATTGATGCCCTATGTGCTTGTAGCCAACCGGCCCGCTATAGAGGTTCCCATGGGGCAGTTGGCCCTCTCACTGCAATTGACCGGCAAAGATAGGTTCGAGAGCGGTTTCGATGCCGTGCTGAATTGGATTCTCGGTCTGCGTCAGCAATTAAATATTCCCCACACTCTGGTTGAAATCGGTATCAAAGCTGAAGATGCCGATAGAATCGCTCATATGGCTGCGGCAGACCCCTCGGCAGCCAGTAATCCTATGTCGTTTAGTGCAGTGAAATATCGCGATATTTTCCTGCGTGCTTGCCAGGGTAGTGTCACACTGTAA
- a CDS encoding aldehyde dehydrogenase family protein → MHHLRCISPVDNSVYLERALAGEAEIRVALDRAAASQKAWRLTPLVERIAIVHRAVEFFTERKHRLAEELCWMMGRPIRFAPGEIDGFAERATAMANLAEEALVDIHLPIKPGFSRFIRREPLGVSLVIAPWNYPYLTAVNALVPSLLAGNAVILKHSAQTPLCAERMVEAFREAGLPYGVFQYLHLNHSNTQRLACAEEIQHIAFTGSVDAGANIERIVAGRFIQLGLELGGKDPAYVREDADLELAVEAVVDGAFFNSGQSCCGIERAYVQENLFDEFVERAVALVDDYQLGRPDDPQTTLGPLVNAEAADKVRTQIDEAVAQGAQPHLHSSKFSMDRRGTQYMAPQLLTGVRQKMRVMRDESFGPVLGVQKVHDDGEALELMNNSPFGLTAAIFSQDEETALAIGDHLRVGTVFLNRCDYLDPELAWSGVKQSGRGCTLSRVGFEQLTRPKSFHFKVGG, encoded by the coding sequence ATGCACCACCTGCGCTGTATTTCCCCTGTCGATAACAGTGTATATCTGGAGCGGGCCCTGGCCGGCGAGGCTGAAATTCGTGTAGCCCTGGATAGGGCGGCGGCTTCACAAAAAGCCTGGCGATTGACCCCTCTGGTGGAGCGTATTGCCATTGTCCACCGTGCAGTGGAGTTTTTTACCGAGCGCAAGCATCGCCTGGCTGAGGAACTCTGTTGGATGATGGGCAGACCCATTCGTTTTGCACCGGGCGAAATAGACGGCTTTGCAGAGCGCGCTACGGCCATGGCAAATCTGGCAGAGGAGGCCCTTGTAGATATCCATTTGCCAATTAAACCAGGATTTTCCCGCTTTATACGCCGTGAACCGCTGGGGGTTTCCCTGGTGATCGCCCCCTGGAACTACCCCTATTTAACCGCGGTAAATGCACTGGTGCCATCTTTGCTGGCTGGCAATGCGGTCATATTAAAACATTCGGCACAAACGCCCTTGTGCGCCGAGCGTATGGTGGAGGCTTTCAGGGAAGCGGGTCTGCCCTACGGAGTATTTCAATATTTGCACCTCAATCATTCCAATACGCAACGTTTAGCCTGTGCCGAAGAAATCCAGCATATTGCTTTTACCGGCTCTGTGGATGCCGGGGCCAATATAGAGCGTATCGTTGCCGGCCGATTTATCCAGTTGGGACTGGAGCTGGGTGGTAAGGACCCCGCTTATGTGCGTGAAGATGCGGACCTTGAACTGGCGGTAGAGGCTGTAGTAGATGGTGCTTTTTTTAATTCCGGTCAGTCTTGCTGTGGTATTGAACGTGCCTATGTACAGGAAAATCTATTCGACGAATTTGTCGAACGCGCCGTGGCACTAGTGGATGATTACCAATTGGGGCGCCCCGATGACCCTCAAACAACCCTGGGTCCGTTAGTCAATGCAGAGGCTGCCGACAAAGTGCGCACTCAAATTGATGAAGCAGTGGCCCAGGGCGCCCAGCCCCACCTGCACAGCAGTAAATTTTCCATGGACAGGCGCGGTACTCAGTATATGGCACCACAATTACTTACCGGTGTGCGGCAAAAAATGCGGGTAATGCGCGATGAATCTTTTGGCCCGGTTTTGGGGGTGCAAAAAGTCCATGACGATGGTGAGGCTCTAGAATTAATGAATAACAGCCCTTTCGGTTTGACGGCAGCTATTTTTTCACAAGATGAAGAAACTGCCCTGGCAATTGGCGATCACTTGCGAGTGGGCACAGTGTTTCTCAATCGCTGCGACTATTTAGACCCGGAATTGGCCTGGAGCGGCGTTAAACAATCTGGCAGGGGGTGTACTTTGTCCAGAGTCGGGTTTGAGCAGCTAACCAGGCCCAAATCATTTCACTTTAAAGTTGGGGGCTAG
- a CDS encoding glutamine synthetase family protein, giving the protein MIKAREVKTVQEARAIVEGRGLSHVKVGLFDLDGVMRGKYMSREKFFSALEQGFSFCDVVLGWDVKDQLYDNTRYTGWHTGYPDAPVRILPHSCRDIPFEDNMLLFLAEFDERAQVVCPRAALQRVVDRCRAIGFEPFAALEYEFFLFDETPESVREKGFRNLKPFTPDWFGYSMLRNSVHAELYREILEMGECMDFPLEGLHTETGPGVLEAAIAVDRVEAAGDKAALFKTFMKVLAQRMGLMATFMSRWSSDLPGQSGHIHLSLRDLNNGNAVFFDGSQPQGISETMRYFIAGQQRLMPEFLALFAPTINSYRRLVPGFWAPTGANWGVENRTTALRAIPGGEKSQRVEYRLGAADANPYLALAAALGSGLYGIMQQWQPSTPIEGNAYTLTQEAQQALPTTLWDATQRLKNSETAHELFGSEFIEHFAASREWEEREYRRHVTDWELDRYFEII; this is encoded by the coding sequence ATGATCAAAGCGCGGGAGGTAAAAACCGTTCAGGAGGCTCGTGCCATCGTTGAGGGGCGCGGTCTCAGTCATGTGAAAGTGGGCCTGTTTGATTTGGATGGGGTCATGCGCGGCAAATATATGAGCCGTGAAAAATTCTTCTCTGCCCTGGAGCAGGGGTTTTCCTTCTGTGATGTGGTGCTGGGCTGGGATGTTAAAGACCAGCTCTATGACAATACCCGTTATACCGGCTGGCACACGGGCTACCCAGACGCGCCGGTGCGTATCCTGCCGCACAGCTGTCGCGATATTCCCTTTGAAGACAATATGCTGTTATTCCTGGCGGAGTTTGATGAACGGGCTCAGGTCGTGTGTCCGCGTGCGGCTCTGCAGCGGGTGGTAGACCGTTGTCGGGCTATTGGATTTGAGCCCTTCGCGGCTTTGGAATACGAGTTCTTTTTATTTGATGAAACACCCGAGTCGGTACGGGAAAAGGGCTTTCGCAATCTGAAGCCTTTCACGCCGGACTGGTTTGGCTATTCAATGCTGCGCAATTCGGTTCACGCCGAACTCTACCGGGAAATCCTCGAAATGGGTGAGTGTATGGACTTCCCTTTGGAGGGGCTTCACACAGAAACCGGCCCGGGGGTTCTCGAAGCGGCAATCGCCGTGGATAGGGTCGAGGCTGCTGGGGATAAAGCCGCATTGTTTAAAACCTTTATGAAAGTGCTGGCCCAGCGTATGGGCCTGATGGCGACTTTTATGTCGCGCTGGTCCAGCGATCTTCCCGGGCAGAGTGGCCATATTCATTTATCGCTGCGCGATTTGAATAACGGCAATGCCGTGTTTTTCGATGGCTCTCAGCCCCAGGGAATCAGTGAGACCATGCGTTACTTTATCGCCGGCCAACAGCGCCTGATGCCAGAATTCCTGGCTCTGTTCGCGCCAACTATCAACAGCTATCGTCGCCTGGTTCCGGGTTTTTGGGCGCCTACCGGTGCGAACTGGGGCGTCGAAAATCGCACCACGGCCTTGCGTGCCATCCCCGGCGGGGAAAAATCACAGCGGGTGGAATACCGCCTGGGCGCTGCAGATGCCAACCCCTATCTGGCGCTGGCCGCCGCCCTGGGCTCCGGCCTTTACGGAATCATGCAGCAGTGGCAGCCCAGTACGCCCATTGAGGGTAATGCCTATACCCTGACACAAGAGGCACAGCAGGCGTTGCCTACCACTTTATGGGATGCCACCCAGCGTCTAAAAAATTCCGAGACGGCTCATGAATTATTCGGCAGTGAATTTATTGAACATTTCGCCGCCAGCCGGGAATGGGAGGAGCGCGAGTATCGTCGCCATGTTACTGACTGGGAGCTGGATAGGTATTTTGAAATTATTTAA
- the ppa gene encoding inorganic diphosphatase: MSFDKIPAGKDLPSDINVIIEIPANSDPIKYEVDKDSDAVFVDRFVATPMFYPANYGYVPQTLSEDGDPLDVLVVAPYPVMVGSVIRSRVIGVLKMTDESGVDAKLLAVPHTKLTKLYDHVQEIGDLPELLLKQIEHYFENYKALEAGKWVKVEGWADAEEARKEVLSSRERYLKEEG; encoded by the coding sequence ATGAGCTTCGACAAGATCCCCGCAGGTAAAGACCTGCCCAGCGATATCAACGTAATCATCGAGATCCCTGCCAACTCCGACCCCATCAAATATGAGGTGGACAAGGACTCAGACGCCGTATTTGTGGATCGTTTCGTTGCCACTCCCATGTTCTACCCAGCCAACTACGGTTATGTACCCCAGACTCTGTCCGAAGACGGCGACCCCCTGGACGTACTGGTAGTGGCACCCTACCCGGTAATGGTTGGCTCCGTGATCCGCTCTCGCGTGATCGGCGTTCTGAAAATGACCGACGAATCCGGTGTTGACGCCAAGCTGCTGGCGGTACCTCACACCAAGCTGACCAAGCTGTACGATCACGTTCAGGAAATTGGCGACCTGCCCGAGCTGCTGCTCAAGCAGATCGAACACTACTTCGAGAACTACAAGGCTCTGGAAGCTGGCAAGTGGGTGAAAGTGGAAGGCTGGGCCGACGCTGAAGAAGCGCGCAAAGAAGTGCTTTCCTCTCGCGAGCGCTACCTGAAAGAAGAAGGCTAA
- the cysE gene encoding serine O-acetyltransferase, with amino-acid sequence MSTTGEELNIDSQTEPRDVWSAMRAEAAAAARDEPILASYFHNTVLRHKSAEHAIADQLASVLDHNALTSTALQEVIASALQADTGISRSMLADICAWYDRDPACDQYLTPFLYFKGFHALQSHRIAHWLWKQGRTTLALYFQSRVSEQFSVDIHPAAQFGSGIMIDHATGLVVGETSVVGDNVSILHSVTLGGSGRGSGDRHPKIGHGVMIGAGAKILGPVRVGEDVKIAAGSLVLQDVPDHTTVAGVPARQVGGRIEKAPAFTMDQTLDSEE; translated from the coding sequence ATGAGTACGACAGGTGAGGAACTGAATATCGACAGCCAAACTGAGCCCAGAGACGTATGGAGTGCTATGCGCGCAGAGGCTGCCGCAGCTGCCAGGGATGAACCAATTCTGGCGAGTTATTTTCACAATACGGTGCTGCGCCACAAGTCGGCGGAGCACGCAATCGCCGACCAGTTAGCCTCAGTCCTGGATCACAATGCACTCACCTCCACCGCTTTGCAGGAGGTGATCGCTTCGGCCTTGCAGGCTGATACAGGGATATCCCGCAGTATGCTGGCGGATATCTGTGCCTGGTACGATCGCGATCCCGCCTGTGATCAGTACCTCACCCCCTTTCTCTACTTCAAGGGCTTTCATGCACTGCAGTCGCACCGAATTGCCCACTGGCTGTGGAAGCAGGGCCGCACGACGCTCGCGCTGTACTTCCAGAGCCGTGTGTCGGAACAGTTTTCTGTGGACATCCATCCCGCAGCTCAATTTGGCAGCGGCATTATGATTGACCACGCTACGGGCCTGGTCGTGGGAGAGACCTCGGTGGTGGGCGACAACGTCTCTATTTTGCATTCGGTGACTCTGGGCGGCAGCGGCCGAGGTTCCGGGGATCGCCACCCGAAGATTGGTCACGGGGTTATGATCGGTGCCGGCGCCAAGATATTGGGGCCTGTACGGGTGGGTGAGGATGTGAAGATTGCTGCGGGTAGCCTGGTTCTACAGGACGTCCCCGACCACACCACAGTGGCCGGTGTCCCCGCTCGTCAAGTCGGTGGCCGGATAGAAAAGGCCCCCGCGTTTACCATGGATCAAACCCTGGATTCCGAAGAATAA
- a CDS encoding M15 family metallopeptidase, giving the protein MLSTPLKSMLFGLTDMHVILDPPSGQLLHPEALVAFQRLRRDARDAGFDPKVVSGFRSFERQRTIWNNKAQGLRPVLNTDGVELEVSELPPQELVLAILRWSALPGASRHHWGTDFDIIDAAAVAEDYQVQLTPQEVADDGVFGAFHQWLDQRIAAGQSYGLFRPYAEDLGGVAPERWHLSYAPRAQELQHLLTPERLEAQLRSCDLALCDTVCEQLEHIYTRFVWIPDHCYPTDMPL; this is encoded by the coding sequence ATGTTATCCACACCGCTTAAGAGTATGCTCTTCGGGCTAACCGATATGCACGTTATCCTCGATCCACCCTCAGGACAGCTGCTGCACCCTGAGGCACTGGTGGCATTTCAGCGCCTGCGGCGCGATGCGCGAGATGCCGGTTTTGACCCCAAGGTGGTCTCAGGTTTTCGCAGCTTTGAGCGCCAGCGCACCATCTGGAATAACAAGGCACAAGGTCTGCGTCCAGTGCTGAACACCGATGGCGTAGAGCTTGAAGTCTCTGAGCTGCCACCGCAGGAGTTAGTGCTGGCCATACTGCGTTGGTCGGCACTGCCCGGTGCCTCGCGCCACCATTGGGGTACTGATTTCGACATTATCGATGCCGCCGCTGTAGCCGAGGACTACCAGGTACAGCTCACCCCACAGGAAGTGGCCGATGATGGGGTTTTTGGCGCTTTTCACCAATGGCTGGATCAGCGTATAGCCGCGGGGCAAAGTTACGGCCTGTTTCGTCCCTATGCCGAAGATCTCGGTGGCGTTGCACCTGAGCGCTGGCATTTGAGTTATGCACCGCGAGCCCAGGAGCTACAGCATCTGTTGACACCCGAACGCCTGGAGGCGCAGTTGCGCTCCTGCGACTTGGCGCTGTGTGACACGGTTTGCGAGCAGCTGGAGCACATCTATACGCGCTTTGTATGGATTCCGGATCACTGTTATCCGACAGATATGCCGCTCTGA
- a CDS encoding TfoX/Sxy family protein produces MHPSQSELLKLKNLGLASVNILHSIGIRTYEDLHRIGPVEAFISIRNRGINASRVMLYALQGALLDVHWNDLDPDLKQQLVTEADRLLATQNSN; encoded by the coding sequence ATGCACCCAAGTCAATCAGAACTACTTAAGCTGAAAAATTTGGGGCTCGCCTCCGTTAACATCCTTCACTCCATTGGTATTCGCACCTACGAAGACCTCCATCGTATTGGCCCGGTTGAGGCCTTTATCAGTATTCGCAACCGCGGGATCAACGCCTCGCGCGTCATGCTTTATGCACTGCAAGGTGCTCTACTTGATGTGCACTGGAACGATCTGGACCCAGATCTTAAACAGCAATTGGTCACTGAAGCCGACCGCCTGCTGGCTACACAGAATTCAAACTAA